In Colletotrichum higginsianum IMI 349063 chromosome 3, whole genome shotgun sequence, a genomic segment contains:
- a CDS encoding LysM domain-containing protein, translating to MATSSQPAGPLDEGPPYRSFEELRGDPTVAVVFTAAAKRLFWPLDGVFPTALSVMKTLRSADDLEPYFQQTLGGGGIWHEIAQLPLTEPKVSSVEASVYDLEQWEFNWVAWHTHHEGEPANPEYVTYGDLSDEDRPYAKEPKEDGSWEEDSDTEFLVRCCGQDRPLRKRGQKLVVTPAAGGHFVTTHDYVSAVHPWLMGLRPEILLAKTVAQPEPQPGSAGMAWMVDQGPEHKVEAKQSWIQAHGGGPPRPIPASTAAILARIRASRNR from the exons ATGGCAACGTCTTCCCAGCCAGCAGGCCCGTTGGATGAGGGCCCTCCATACCGCTCCTTTGAGGAGCTCCGCGGCGATCCAactgtcgccgtcgtcttcaccgccgccgccaagcgTCTCTTTTGgcccctcgacggcgtcttccccaccgccctctccgtcatGAAGACGCTCCGCAGCGCGGACGATCTCGAGCCGTACTTCCAGCAgaccctcggcggcggcggcatctggCACGAGATCGCGCAGCTGCCCCTGACCGAGCCCAAGGTGTCGTCGGTCGAGGCGTCCGTCTACGACCTGGAGCAGTGGGAGTTCAACTGGGTGGCGTGGCACACGCACCACGAGGGGGAGCCGGCCAACCCGGAGTATGTCACGTATGGCGATCTGAGCGATGAGGATAGGCCGTACGCGAAGGAGCCCAAAGAGGACGGCAGCTGGGAGGAGGACTCGGACACGGAGTTCCTCGTCCGGTGCTGCGGGCAGGATCGACCGCTGCGGAAGAGGGGGCAGAAGCTTGTGGtcacgccggcggcgggcggccaCTTCGTCACGACGCACGACTACGTCAGCG CTGTGCACCCCTGGCTCATGGGCTTGCGTCCTGAGATCTTGCTTGCCAAGACAGTTGCACAGCCTGAGCCGCAGCCTGGGTCGGCGGGAATGGCGTGGATGGTGGACCAGGGGCCGGAGCACAAGGTGGAGGCGAAGCAGAGCTGGATTCAAGCCCATGGGGGTGGCCCGCCGCGTCCTATCCCtgcctcgacggccgcgatTCTCGCAAGGATACGTGCGAGTCGAAACAGGTGA
- a CDS encoding FtsJ-like methyltransferase family protein, which produces MATVTLNKTASDQVSKAGEHPSDATTQMAIMSISEHGAKNPNQEHEAKKKVLVDYLREASPEFAKLDALRKKASDRFSDPGVLDMMKRIGKEMQKCTGALKVKTAGWGKPQILDMGMAPGGFLAVAMELNPGAHAMGFSLPEPAGGHKVMLPDDANIDRRDLDVTMLAEDLGFTEIPSNNPDAGRIVPRQFGANQQQFDLVICGGAVVRKQERASYREAYEAHRLSASQLALGLERLRPGGTMVVLFHKVEAWGTARELYAFDGFSRARLFKPTTGHNKRSSFYMVATDVQSRHPRALRAVARWKGIWEAATFRAEGELLKAMGSGEPGAEELLEEFGEQMVRRGRKVWKIQADALERAPFMKDKRDGSDKVA; this is translated from the exons ATGGCCACTGTCACTTTGAATAAGACGGCCTCCGATCAGGTGTCGAAGGCCGGTGAACACCCCAGCGACGCCACCACGCAGATGGCGATCATGTCAATCTCAGAACATGGAGCAAAGAATCCCAACCAGGAgcacgaggccaagaagaaagTCCTGGTAGACTATTTGAGAGAGGCATCCCCAGAGTTTGCAAAGCTCGACGCGCTGCGCAAGAAGGCAAGTGATCGTTTCT CTGACCCAGGCGTTCTAGACATGATGAAGAGGATCGGCAAGGAGATGCAAAAGTGCACCGGGGCGCTCAAGGTCAAGACGGCCGGCTGGGGTAAGCCGCAGATCCTCGACATGGGCATGGCACCCGGCGGCTTCCTCGCCGTGGCCATGGAGCTCAATCCGGGCGCCCACGCAATGGGCTTCAGCCTGCCCGAGCCCGCAGGCGGCCACAAGGTGATGCtgcccgacgacgccaacaTTGACCGCCGGGACCTGGACGTCACGATGCTTGCGGAGGACCTCGGCTTCACAGAGATCCCCTCGAACAACCCGGACGCCGGCAGAATCGTGCCGCGGCAGTTCGGCGCCAACCAGCAGCAGTTCGACCTCGTCatctgcggcggcgccgtggtGCGCAAGCAGGAGCGCGCCAGCTACCGCGAGGCCTACGAGGCACACCGGCTGTCGGCGAGCCAGCTcgcgctcggcctcgagcggcTCCGGCCGGGCGGGACGATGGTGGTGCTGTTCCACAAGGTCGAGGCGTGGGGCACGGCGAGGGAGCTGTACGCGTTTGACGGGTTCTCGCGCGCGCGGCTCTTcaagccgacgacgggccaCAACAAGCGCTCGTCGTTCTACATGGTCGCCACCGACGTGCAGAGCCGACACCCGCGGGCGCTGCGGGCGGTGGCGCGGTGGAAGGGCATCTGGGAGGCCGCGACGTTCCGGGCGGAAGGGGAGCTGCTGAAGGCGATGGGGTCAGGCGAGCCCGGCGCggaggagctgctggaggagtTTGGCGAGCAGATggtgaggagggggagaaaggTGTGGAAGATCCAGGCGGATGCGCTCGAGCGTGCGCCGTTCATGAAAGACAAGCGAGACGGATCGGACAAGGTAGCATGA
- a CDS encoding Integral membrane protein: MQRLTTRSSFIAKVSICALYARVFVDPKFRRKVRFVLYFFTGHFVLYLFLAALQCVPVQSVWDRTIEGRCLNLFAISYTGAAGSILEDILLIIMPIPELMKLQLGRQKKLALGFMFAVGSFATIASMIRLKYLVAFKNSTDPTWDNFDTSFWTGIELCTTISCGSLPALPPLLKRLKGPVECIRTGFGRVWHSVTRKAGLPTGTENPHTPAAVEVGLRHWNRHPTVTTNSVETQTTVSLAKDESVDYVSTKVAEPIHV; the protein is encoded by the exons ATGCAACGGCTGACCACACGTTCCAGCTTCATCGCCAAAGTCTCCATCTGCGCGCTCTACGCCCGGGTCTTTGTTGACCCCAAGTTCCGCCGGAAAGTTCGATTCGTCCTTTACTTCTTCACGGGTCACTTTGTTCTGTACTTGTTCCTGGCCGCTCTGCAGTGTGTGCCAGTCCAGTCGGTGTGGGACCGAACCATCGAGGGCCGTTGCCTCAACTTGTTCGCCATCAGCTACACAGGCGCGGCGGGTAGCATTCTCGAAGACATTCTGCTCATCATCATGCCGATCCCGGAGCTCATGAAATTGCAGCTGGGGCGGCAAAAGAAGTTGGCCCTGGGCTTCATGTTCGCGGTGGGATCTTT CGCAACCATTGCTAGCATGATACGACTCAAATACCTGGTTGCGTTCAAAAATTCCACTGACCCTACTT GGGACAATTTTGACACCAGCTTTTGGACTGGCATCGAACTGTGTACGACCATATCGTGCGGCAGTCTCCCTGCCTTGCCACCTTTGCTCAAGAGGCTGAAGGGACCTGTTGAATGCATTCGAACCGGGTTCGGGCGCGTTTGGCACAGCGTCACGCGCAAGGCGGGGTTGCCAACTGGTACTGAGAATCCTCACActcctgctgctgttgaagTCGGTTTGAGACACTGGAATCGCCACCCGACAGTAACAACCAACTCCGTCGAGACTCAGACCACGGTCAGCTTGGCAAAAGATGAGTCTGTGGACTATGTATCAACCAAAGTCGCAGAGCCCATACATGTATGA
- a CDS encoding Oxidoreductase has protein sequence MYQPYAVNVPPPVRPKILCLHGGGSSGMIFQIQLVRLSRVLEPRFEFVFLEGPIECDAGPGVLPVFEGCGPYRRWVSDDPSTPADEFARQKETAMELLKVYVQQTGPYVGVLGFSQGARAAASVLLEQQRRPFVPYDMFGVFLCGTYPLFVAEEGGDDDKIRAPTFHLVGLFDPWKPASEALIESCAEGSTRKVVRYPGGHHLPNAPETIQNIATMVIDLWKETTGARV, from the coding sequence ATGTACCAGCCGTACGCCGTCaacgtgccgccgccggtgcgGCCCAAGATCCTCTGCCTCCACGGCGGCGGGTCGTCCGGAATGATCTTCCAGATCCAGCTCGTCCGGCTGTCGCGGGTGCTCGAGCCGCGGTTCGAGTTCGTGTTCCTCGAGGGGCCGATCGAATGTGACGCCGGGCCGGGCGTGCTCCCCGTGTTCGAGGGGTGCGGGCCGTACCGGCGGTGGGTCAGCGACGacccgtcgacgccggcggacGAGTTCGCGCGGCAGAAGgagacggcgatggagcTGCTCAAGGTGTACGTGCAGCAGACGGGGCCGTACGTCGGGGTGCTGGGGTTCTCGCAgggggcgcgggcggcggcgagcgtgctcctcgagcagcagcggcggcccTTTGTGCCGTACGACATGTTCGGCGTGTTCCTGTGCGGCACGTACCCGCTCTtcgtggcggaggagggcggcgacgacgacaagatcaGGGCGCCGACGTTCCACCTCGTCGGGCTGTTCGACCCGTGGAAGCCGGCGAGCGAGGCGCTGATCGAGTCCTGCGCCGAGGGGAGCACGCGTAAGGTGGTGCGGTACCCGGGCGGGCATCACCTGCCGAACGCGCCCGagacgatccagaacattGCGACCATGGTGATTGACCTGTGGAAGGAGACGACGGGGGCGAGGGTTTGA
- a CDS encoding Potassium ion channel Yvc1, producing the protein MRASKLSSFLLPAFAFSSAPLTQKNRKREPVHWLLSIVPALLEIDNDDDDEDEDDNDAVAAERPNRSKLPDNSSLGPRPDPNRTRQSQSPWPTSTGSPACLAGTGTRDIITTSTRIGSATTADAPAPIAYKRVYCPEPVLPQYRSEHLESAIPAPEVTKIALKLRHLIELAVPCELDEDEITKAHSKIITTKVIKAAKEAGGSHYGSCVVFCLIVCKRWFKHQALVELWDADLHRVRAVACEVIAKQIIETEEDLQYLMHSVLLRRYSILIDGESTPPANVIEKAVDLHAVRVIGSSGYQKCISYLWKGWLVQDEDDPAVFVDYKDKTNPSFLVHMDPDRIRAPMYQNATQVLISLVYIGLYTAVINSVNAKGELDTAEVVLYIFTFGFICEEVTKFWKAGYHILGFWNAFNGVLYSFISLSLILRIIGLTHGESEEARRYYSELSYNFLAFSAPMIWSRLLLYLDSFRFFGAMLVVLKVMMKESIIFFALLAVLIIGFLQAFVGLDLADDLVADDILFIISAMANAIMQSPDFDGFDRFSPPFGIILYYCFTFIVMVVLLNILIALYNSAYEDIYDNANDEYLALFAQKTMQFVRAPDENVYIPPFNLIEMVVIALFWWMEKSKFERMSDIIMGILYSPVLVVAAVFETQSAAEIRSNRARGEEDDDTIEEWEQMMDQVDFESDGWNKVCMTAKTNLDTDPTIAEVQKLRSEVEELKKMLVDISKAVVASGDKAGKAPAADLIDLGEAAEGSSKKKKNKNKKGKKNKKDKQAAGDGQATGGSSSSDEE; encoded by the exons ATGCGCGCTAGCAAGCTTTCAAGCTTCCTGCTTCCcgccttcgccttctcctcggcgccatTGACCCAGAAAAACAGGAAACGAGAGCCGG TCCATTGGCTTTTGTCGATTGTCCCTGCTCTTCTCGAgatcgacaacgacgacgacgacgaagacgaagacgacaacgacgctGTAGCAGCGGAGAGACCAAACAGATCGAAGCTACCTGACAACTCGAGTCTCGGCCCCCGACCCGACCCCAACCGGACACGGCAATCGCAGTCGCCATGGCCAACTTCAACTGGGTCTCCCGCATGCTTGGCTGGGACCGGCACTCGAGACATCATCACGACTTCCACTCGGATTGGATCCGCGACGACCGCAGACGCC CCAGCTCCCATTGCTTACAAGAGGGTCTACTGCCCCGAACCAGTGTTGCCGCAGTACCGATCCGAGCATCTCGAGTCCGCCATCCCCGCCCCCGAAGTCACAAAGATCGCCCTGAAGCTGCGCCACCTCATCGAGCTGGCCGTGCCGtgcgagctggacgaggacgagatcaCAAAGGCGCACAGCAAAATCATCACCACAAAGGtcatcaaggccgccaaggaggctGGCGGCTCCCACTACGGATCCTGCGTCGTCTTCTGCCTGATCGTCTGCAAGAGATGGTTCAAGCACCAGGCCCTCGTTGAGCTGTGGGATGCCGACCTGCACCGCGtgcgcgccgtcgcctgcGAGGTCATCGCCAAGCAGAT CATCGAAACCGAGGAAGACCTCCAGTACCTCATGCACTCGGTCCTGCTCCGCCGCTACTCCATCCTCATCGATGGCGAGTCCACGCCGCCCGCCAACGTCATTGAGAAGGCCGTCGATCTCCACGCCGTCAGGGTTATTGGGTCGTCGGGCTACCAGAAGTGCATCTCGTACCTCTGGAAGGGATGGCTGGTccaggacgaagacgacccCGCCGTCTTCGTGGATTACAAGGACAAGACCAACCCGTCCTTCCTTGTTCACATGGACCCCGACCGCATCCGCGCCCCCATGTACCAGAACGCGACGCAGGTCCTCATCTCCCTCGTCTACATCGGCCTCTAcaccgccgtcatcaacTCGGTCAACGCCAAGGGAGAGCTTGACACGGCTGAGGTGGTGCTGTACATCTTCACCTTCGGCTTCATCTGCGAGGAGGTGACCAAGTTCTGGAAGGCCGGCTACCACATCCTGGGCTTCTGGAATGCCTTCAACGGCGTGCTCTACTCCTTCATCTCGCTGTCGCTCATCCTGCGCATCATTGGCCTGACGCACGGCGAGAGCGAAGAGGCTCGCAGATACTACAGCGAGCTAAGCTACAATTTCCTGGCCTTCAGCGCGCCCATGATCTGGTCCCGCCTGCTGCTGTACCTCGACAGCTTCCGCTTCTTTGGCGCCatgctcgtcgtcctcaagGTCATGATGAAGGAgtccatcatcttcttcgccctgCTCGCCGTGTTGATCATCGGCTTCCTCCAGGCCTTCGTCGGGCTCGACCTGGCAGATGACCTCGTGGCGGACGACATCCTCTTCATCATTTCCGCCATGGCCAACGCCATCATGCAAAGCCCCGATTTTGACGGGTTCGATCGCTTCTCACCGCCGTTCGGCATCATCCTGTACTACTGCTTTACCTTTATTGTCATG GTTGTGCTGCTCAACATCCTCATCGCGCTGTACAACTCGGCATACGAGGACATCTACGACAACGCCAACGACGAGTACCTCGCGCTGTTCGCGCAGAAGACGATGCAGTTCGTCCGGGCACCCGACGAGAACGTCTACATCCCGCCTTTCAACCTGATTGAGATGGTTGTCATTGCGCTTTTCTGGTGGATGGAAAAGTCCAAGTTTGAGCGCATGAGCGACATCATCATGGGGATCCTCTACTCGCccgtgctcgtcgtcgcggccgtcTTCGAGACGCAGTCGGCCGCCGAGATCCGCAGCAACCGGGCGcggggcgaggaggacgacgacacgATCGAGGAGTGGGAGCAGATGATGGACCAGGTCGACTTCGAGTCGGACGGGTGGAACAAGGTGTGCATGACGGCCAAGACGAACCTGGACACGGACCCGACGATTGCCGAGGTGCAGAAGCTGCGcagcgaggtcgaggagctcaagaagaTGCTGGTCGACATTTCCAAGGCCGTCGTGGCGTCGGGCGACAAGGCCGGAAAGGCGCCAGCGGCCGACCTGAttgacctcggcgaggcggccgaggggtcgagcaagaagaagaagaacaagaacaagaagggcaagaagaacaagaaggacAAGCAGGCGGCCGGTGACGGTCAGGCGACGGGAGGGTCCAGCTCAAGCGACGAAGAGTGA